In Rutidosis leptorrhynchoides isolate AG116_Rl617_1_P2 chromosome 2, CSIRO_AGI_Rlap_v1, whole genome shotgun sequence, one genomic interval encodes:
- the LOC139892208 gene encoding uncharacterized protein → MANDHQQKKKNPGNGGAFFFFTATLVLWAVSVFFQILFNKRTELFSILYGFFFYQTANWVCRKFISKDPILVNTCVSLLHSSVTSASVVFILVKQLTTNGLDELFEHSQLVKVTWPWAYSALCISSGYFAYDQLDMLMYGLYSGWIPSILLHHFILLGCFTLALYRNVTINYLILTLICELHSIFLHVRKVRRMAGLRDGNSKFVKIEWFLNISTFLFARFLSHVLITVKLLKDASKFEKGIELPLALFGMLGMNLLNFFLGMDLYKAFWRERGRRNIHES, encoded by the exons ATGGCTAATGATCATCAGCAGAAGAAGAAGAATCCAGGAAATGGTGGTGCTTTCTTTTTCTTCACAGCAACTCTTGTTTTGTGGGCTGTTTCCGTTTTCTTCCAAATTCTATTCAACAAACGTACGGAGCTTTTTTCAATTCTTTATGGTTTCTTTTTCTACCAAACTGCAAATTGGGTCTGCCGTAAATTCATCTCAAAAGACCCAATTTTGGTCAACACATGTGTCTCTCTTCTTCATTCTTCAGTAACCTCTGCTTCag TGGTGTTCATTTTGGTGAAGCAGTTGACAACTAACGGTTTAGATGAGTTATTTGAGCATTCGCAGCTCGTTAAAGTTACATGGCCATGGGCATATTCAGCATTGTGTATCTCGTCCGGTTATTTTGCATACGATCAATTAGATATGTTGATGTATGGATTATATAGTGGATGGATACCTTCTATCCTGCTGCATCATTTTATACTTCTCGGATGCTTTACACTAGCGCTATACCGAAATGTCACAATCAATTACCTCATTCTTACTCTTATATGTGAG TTGCATTCAATCTTTCTTCATGTGAGAAAAGTGAGACGGATGGCTGGTTTACGTGATGGCAATAGCAAGTTTGTGAAAATCGAATGGTTCTTGAATATAAGTACTTTCTTATTCGCACGTTTTTTATCTCATGTGCTGATTACTGTTAAGTTACTCAAAGATGCTTCCAAGTTTGAGAAAGGTATCGAGCTCCCGCTTGCTTTGTTTGGTATGTTGGGCATGAATTTGCTCAATTTTTTTCTTGGTATGGATCTCTATAAGGCATTTTGGAGGGAGAGAGGCCGACGTAATATTCATGAATCGTAG